In Apodemus sylvaticus chromosome 8, mApoSyl1.1, whole genome shotgun sequence, one genomic interval encodes:
- the LOC127690985 gene encoding olfactory receptor 10G2 has translation MRRNRNTSQDTVVTDFLLLGLAHPSNLRTFLFLVFFLIYILTQLGNLLILLTVWADPKLHARPMYILLGVLSFLDMWLSSVIVPRLILNFTPASKAIPFGGCVAQLYFFHFLGSTQCFLYTLMAYDRYLAICQPLRYPVLMNGKLCTILVAGAWVAGSIHGSIQATLTFRLPYCGPNEIDYFICDIPAVLRLACADTTINELVTFVDIGVVAASCFMLILLSYANIVHAILKIHTADGRRRAFSTCGSHLTVVTVYYVPCIFIYLRAGSKSPLDGAVAVFYTVVTPLLNPLIYTLRNQEVKSALKRLKAGRRNVDGDK, from the coding sequence atgagaagaaacagaaacacatcGCAGGACACTGTGGTGACAGATTTCCTTCTCCTGGGCTTGGCTCATCCCTCAAATCTAAGAACCTTCCTCTTCCTGGTCTTCTTCCTCATTTACATCCTGACACAGCTGGGGAACCTGCTCATCCTGCTCACTGTATGGGCTGATCCCAAGCTGCATGCCCGCCCCATGTACATCCTTCTGGGTGTGCTCTCTTTCCTGGACATGTGGCTCTCCTCAGTCATTGTTCCTCGACTTATTTTAAACTTCACTCCCGCCAGCAAGGCCATCCCATTTGGTGGCTGTGTAGCTcaactatattttttccacttccTGGGCAGCACCCAGTGTTTCCTCTATACTTTGATGGCCTATGACAGGTACCTGGCAATATGCCAGCCTCTTCGCTACCCTGTGCTCATGAATGGGAAGCTATGCACAATCCTAGTGGCTGGAGCTTGGGTGGCTGGCTCCATCCATGGGTCTATTCAAGCCACTCTGACCTTCCGATTGCCCTATTGTGGGCCCAACGAAATAGATTATTTTATCTGTGACATTCCTGCAGTGCTGAGACTGGCCTGTGCTGATACAACTATCAATGAACTGGTGACCTTTGTGGACATCGGGGTAGTGGCTGCCAGTTGCTTCATGCTGATTCTGCTCTCCTATGCCAACATAGTTCATGCCATCCTGAAGATACACACTGCTGATGGCAGGAGGCGTGCCTTCTCCACCTGTGGCTCCCATCTCACTGTGGTCACAGTCTACTATGTCCCCTGTATTTTCATCTACCTCCGGGCAGGTTCCAAGAGTCCCTTGGATGGAGCAGTTGCTGTATTTTACACTGTTGTCACTCCATTACTGAATCCCCTCATCTACACCCTGAGGAACCAAGAAGTGAAGTCTGCCCTAAAGAGGCTAAAAGCAGGTAGAAGGAATGTGGACGGAGATAAGTAG